The nucleotide sequence GACCGGAGTCGGGCCCGACTACCGCCGCCGGATGCTCGCTGCCTGTGTCGACATCGAACTCGCCGCCGGCGATGCGGAGGCGGCACGGGCCGCCGCCGACGAGCTGGCCTCGCTGTCCGGCGCGCTTGACATGCCCATGCTGCATGCCCTGGCCGACCAGTCCCGGGCCGCCCTGCTCCTCCACGACGGCGACGCCGCGGCCGCCCTCGTGCTGATCCGCCGCGCCTGGTCCCGCTGGTTCAGCCTCGACGTGCCGTTCGAAGCAGCCCGCTGCCGCGCCCTGATGGCCAGCGTCTGTGCCGCGCTCGGCGATGAGGAATCCGCAAGGCTGGAGCGTGCGGCGGCACGGGCCGTCTTTGCCGAGCTAGGCGCGGCGCCGGCACTCTCGGAGCTCGAGGAGCCGACGCCGGTTGGCCGGGCAGTGGCGGCCGGGGCAGCGGCTGCCGGAGCAGCCGCCGTGCCATCCACCGATATCGACGCCGGGCCGCTCACCACGCGCGAAACCGAAGTTCTGCACCTGGTCTCCACCGGACTGAGCAACCGGGACATCGCCGCCGAGCTGTTCATCAGCGAGAAGACGGTGGCGCGGCACCTGAGCAACATCTTCACCAAGCTGGGACTGACCTCCCGGGCCGCGGCCACGGCCTACGCCTACCAGCACGGACTGGCCTGAACCGCCCCCGCACAGAAACCCCTGCGCAGAAATACCCATTCTCCGCCACCCGAATTCCGCCGCGGAAATGGGTAATTCGCCCGATTCGCCGACAGGCTGCGAAAAATAGCGTTAGTGGCATGAACGCTTCAGTGCTCGCAGGAACGGTTTCCAGCATCCTCTTCGCGGTGAGCTACCTGCCCATGCTGCTCAAGGCCCTCCGCACGAGGGATCTCGACTCCTACAGCCTCGGCTACCTCGCGCTGAGCAACGTCGCCAATGCAGTGCACTCCGTCTACGTCTTCAGCCTTCCGCCGGGACCGATCTGGCTGCTGCATTGCTTCTACGCCGCCGCCTCCGCGCTGCTGCTCATCTGGTTCCTGCAGTTCCACAGCGTTCATACCCGCCCAACCGCACCTGCAACATCAAGGAGGAACCACCATGAACACCACCTCAGCAACTGACACCGGCGGCACCGCCAGCACCACCGCCGTCGACACCGTCATCATCGGCGCCGGACAGGCCGGCCTGGCGCTGGGCTACTACCTGACCCGGCAGCACCGGAACTTTGTGATTCTCGACGGCGGCACGCGGGTCGGCGACGCATGGCGCACCCGCTGGGATTCCCTGCGCCTGTTCACGCCGGCCAAGTACAACGGGCTGCCCGGCCTGCCCTTCCCCGGCGATCCGCTCGCCTTTCCCACCAAGGACGAGCAGGCGGACTATCTGGAGGACTATGCCGCCAGGTTCCACCTGCCGGTCCGGCCCAACACCGCAGTCACCCGGGTGAGCCACGACGGGCAGCGGTTCCATGTCGCGGCGGGGGCGCGGCGCTGGACGGCCGCCAACGTGGTCCTCGCCACCGGCGCCTGCCATCTGCCCAGGATCCCGGGCTTTGCGGCGGACCTGCCGTCCGACGTCGTGCAGCTGCACTCGAGTGCGTATAAGAACCCGGCCCAGCTCCGGCCCGGCCCTGTCCTGGTGGTGGGCTTGGGCAACTCCGGAGCGGAGATCGCGCTGGAGACCAGCAGGTCGCACGAGACCTGGCTGGCCGGCACGGCCCGTGGAGCGGTCCCGTTCCGGCACGGCCGGACCGCGGCCCGGTTCTTTATCCCGGCGGTCCGCTTCGCCGGACTCCACGTGCTGAACAGGAATACTCCGGTGGGGCGCAAGGTGCTGCCCAAGCTGGCCGCCATGGGCAGGCCGCTGATCCGCACCAAGGTCCCGGACCTCATCGCGGCCGGGGTCCAGCTGGTGCCCCGGGTTTCCGGGGTGCGGGACGGCGAGATAGTGCTCGACGACGGGCGGCGGCTATCCGCGGCGAACGTCATTTGGTGCACCGGCTTCCGGGAGGACTACTCGTGGCTGGATCTTCCGGCCCTGCCGGCGGACTGGCGGGCGCAGCAGCACCGCGGGATCGTGGATGCACTGCCGGGCCTGTACCTGCTGGGAAACGACCTCCTCTTCGCCGCAGCCTCCGAAACCCTGCCCGGTGTGTGCCGGGACGCCGGGTACCTGGCGAAGCACCTAGCCACCGCGCGGGAACCGCGGAAGGACGCTGCCGTTCGGGCCGGGCTGGCCGCCTGACCGTCGTCGGGCTTCTCAGGCACGTACGCCGGCGAAGCGCTTGATAAGCGAGTCGAACGTGCGGTCGGGCAGGGTCCGGCTGAGCCAGATCAAGGGGGTTGCCCCGATGCCGACGCTGTAGCGGGTGCGCGGCTTGCGGGCGGTGGCCGCCTTTACGATAGCGCGGCCCACGACCTCGGGCGGCGACGCTAGCCGGTAGCCCGGCTCCGAGCTCGCGGAGAGCGTCTTACTCATGGCCTCCGCCTGCACTCGGTACGGTCCGTGTCCGGAGGTGGCGCGCAGCTTGCCGGCGGCGATGGCACCCCATTCGCTGCGGGTCCCGCCGGCCTGGATGACGACGACGTCGATGCCAAACTGCGCCAACTCCAGGCGCAGCGCGTCGCTGAGGCCCTCCACCGCGTACTTGCTGGCGTTGTACCAGGCACCTAGCGGCGTGGCGAACCGGCCGCCCATCGAGCTGATATTGATGATCGTGCCGCTCTTCTGGGTCCGCATGTGGGGCACCACCAGCTGCGTCAGCCGCGCGAGCCCGAGCACGTTGACGTCCAGCTGGGCCTGCGCCTCGGCGAGCGGGGCTTCCTCCAGGGAGCCGTAGGAGCCGTAGCCGGCATTGTTCACGAGGACGTCGATGCGCCCCTCGTCCGTAATGATGCGCTCGACGGCGGCCCGTGCCGACGCGTCGTCCGTGACGTCGAGCGAGAGCGTCCGGATGCCCGCCTGCTCGAGGGCTGCCATCCGGTCCGCCCGCCGCGCTGCCGCGTACACCGTGAAGCCGGCGTCCTTGAGCTGGCGCGCGGCGACCTCGCCGATTCCTGACGAACCGCCGGTGACGAGTGCAACCTTCTTGTCCATGTCCATTCCCAATCCCTTGTCCTGGCTGACTCCGGCCCACCCCTAAAGGACCGCTGGTCTCTAACATAAGAGACCGCTGTTCTACAGTCAAGAGACCTCCGGTCTGTAAAATGTGGGCATGAGTACTTTTCAGCGCGCCAGAAGCGAGGACCAGCGGGAGGCCAGGCGCCAGGCCATCCTGCAGACGGCGGCGGGGATGCTGGCCGAGATGCCGGTCTCTGCGGTCAGCCTCAACGAGCTCAGCCGCCGGGTGGGGCTGGCGAAGTCGAACGTGCTGCGGTACTTCGATTCCCGCGAGGCGGTGCTGCTCGACCTGCTCGTGCAGCTCGCAGGAGACTTCTTCACGCAGGTCGGGCAACAGTTGCCCGAGGCCGTCGAGGCGCATGGTCCGGTTCGGGCACGGGCCGAAGGCGTAGCCGCGGCACTGTCAGCGACGCTCGCGGCGCATCCGACGCTGTGCGAGCTGCTCAGCGTCCAGGCGGGCGTCCTCGAGCACAACGTCTCCGCGGAGACGGTGGCGAAGTACAAGCGGGACGGCTACAACAGCCTCGCCGGATTCACGGGCGTACTTCGCCAGGTCCTCCCGGAGTTCAGCGAGGAGGAGGCCGCCGAAGCAACGAGGACCATCGTGGTGTTTGCCGGCGCGCTGTGGACGCACGCCAATCCACCCCGGAGCGTCCGGGACGCGTATGCCGCCGACCCGTCCCTCGTCTTCCTGCCCGAGGGTTTCGCGGGGTCCCTGGAGCGGACCATCAGCATCGTCCTCATGGGGCTGCTGGCGGACAAAGCGGAATAGCCGCCGGGACATTGAGATGTCCCGGCGGCAGCTCTGCTTACCCGGCCCAACTGCTTATCGGCAGGGGCGGTGGCTACTGGGCCCTGTGCGGATTACCGGTGGGCGTAGGTCAGGCAGTCGGCGTTGTCCTTGCCCGGGCCCACGTGGACTTCGGGGGCCTGGCACATCAGGTGGTCGTTGTGGACGCACTCAGTGCGCTGGCAGGCTCCGACGTCGGCCAGCACCTTGGGCAGCCCGCCATGGCTGCCGGTGTCGATGAAGGTTGCACAGTGGGCGTGGTCTTCGGCCCCGCCGACCGTGATGGCTGCGGCGTTGCAGTTGGTGTGGTCGTTGAAGGAACAGTTGGTTACGCTACAGTCCGCGACGTGCGATGTCATGTTCGGATCCTCCGTACTCCGGCGCCCGGTCTGGCCGCTCGTTGTTCCTAACGTAGGCCTGCTGGCGCCCATCAAAAAGACCCAATTGTTTGACGTAATTGCGGTGCCGGCCCTAGCCGGCGACGCCCGTCAGCGGCTGCAGAGCTCCGGTCCCGCCACCGGTGTCCCGTTGACTCCGGATCCAGCCTTGCCCAGGCTCCAGTAGCCGCGGAATTCAGACATTTTGGGGTTCAGGCCGACGCGGTCCACCAGGTACCGGCGGAGTGTTTTGACCGTTCCGGCTTCTGCCCCAATCCATGCGTACAGAGTGCCCGGATCCGTTCCGGTCTGCTCCGTAGCGGCAGGGAGGGTGTGCTGGACGGCGTCGAACAGCAGGTCCCCACGCTGTGCCTGCACGGGTGTGCGAGGCAGCCACGCCACTTCGATGCCGGAGTTGGTGGCGATGTCCTGGATGTCCGCCGCGTCCGGGACTTCCAGGAACGCGTGGCCGCTGATGCCGGCGGGAAGTGCTTCCAGCACGGAGCAGATAGCCGGGACGGCGGTTTCATCGCCCGCCAGGAAAACCCGGCGGGCTTCCTGCGGCGCCCATCTGATTCCGGTTTCGGACGGCAGCCGGGCCGGGACGGTGGCATCGGGTCCGATGAGCAGGGCAGGCTGTCCCGGAGCGGCGCCTGCCGCCCAGTCGGAGCCCGGCCCGCTGCCGCCGCCGTGGGCATGGAGGACAAAGTCAACGTCCAGTTCCGTGCCGCTTGGACTGGTTCGTTTGGTCCGCACGGTGTAGCTGCGGATGAAGCCGCGCGCGGGCTGTTCCATCCTCAGCCAGTCCTGGTACCAGCCTTCGTAAAGGGTGCCGTCCGGCGCCCCCGGCCTGGACAGGGTGTGGCCGGGCACCGGCAGCAGCAGCTTGATTCTCAAATCCAGCGTGGGTCCCGGGACGCCAAAGCGCTGCAGGGACGGCCCCGTGAAGGTGATGCGCCGAAAGGTCGCGGAGATGTCCTGCACCCTGCTGACGGTTACATCGAAAACCCGTGCCGGGTAGCAGGCCGGTAATGCGGCGGTCATCAGGTACTCCTTTTCCGGGCGGTCGGTCCGGGCAGGCCGGTCGAAATGGTGCAACGACAGGGCGGGCGGGCCGGCCGAAACGGTGCAGGGACGCGGCAGCCGGGCCAGGTGTGTGGTTCCTGGCCCGGCCGCTGCGTTCGGCGGGGCTACGGCAGGTGGGGGTCCACGCCGTAGTGCTCTGCCAGATCGGTGATTACCGCGTGGGCGCCCTGAATGCTCACGGACGCGAGGAAGGTGGCGTCCTCAACAGGCTTAACCTCACCCTGCAGCTTCTTCCACAGAGGGTTGGACTGGAACTTCTCCTGCTGGGCGCGGGCTTTGTCCCCTTCTTCGCCCGGCGGGGTGAAGGCGCTGACCATGACCAGGCCGGCGTCGCCCTTCAGGATCTGCTCCGAGGACAGCGGGACGAAGATTTCGGACTCGCTGTCCGGGGCATCCTTCGGGCGCGGGATGCGCATATCGGCCATGATCTCGCCGATGAAGGAGTTGGAGGAGTACAGGCGGGCGGTGTCCCCACCGGTGAACCGGATCAGGGAGTACGTTGCGTCAGGCTTCTTGGCGAGGATTTCGGCCCCAACCTTCTGGGCCCGCTCCTCATAGGCCTTCACCAGCTCCTCGGCCTTGGCCTTCTTTCCGAGGGCCTCCCCGAGGAAGACGACGTTCTCCTTCCAGGTGGGGCCCGTGCTGACGGAGAAGATGGTGGGGGCGATCTTGGACAGCTGGGGGTAGAGCGCCTCATGCCGGACCTTGGCGGAGACGATCAGATCCGGCTGCAGTTCGAGGATCTTTTCCAGGTTGGGTTCTGCCAGCGTGCCCACGTTGACGGCATCCTTGGTGGCCTCGGCAACGTCGCCGAGGTACGGGGCGAAGGGGGCCTTCGGGTCCTGGCGGTACTGCACGTAGCCCACCAGGTCGGCTTCGAGCAGGAGGGCGGCATCGATGTAGCTCGGGTCAAGCGCAACGACGCGCTTGGGGGCCGCGTCGATGGTGGTTGAGCCCATGGTGTGTTCCATGGTCAGCGGGTAGCCGGCGGCTTCTGCCGCCTGGGTCGTGGGCTGGGTGGACGCCGCCGGGGCGCCGCAGCCTGCAATGGCAAGCAGGGCCAGGGCGGCAGTGGCAGCACCGAGCTGCTTGAGGATGCGTGTTTTCACAGGGTTACTTTCGAAACGGTGTGTCGGGGATGAGACATCTTAGGAGAGGCTTACCTATGTCTGCCGTAGACTGTAGCAGGCTTTGGGGATTTAGCTCACACATTAGTGACCTAATTAGAAGGATGACGTGAAGACAGTCGAGACAGCGGCGACGGCGGCTGCCACAGCGCAGCGCACTGCCGCTCCCCCGGTCGGCCGGGGCGCCCGGAAACGCGGCGCCTGGTGGCTGGCCATCACCGGTGCAGCCTTTGCCGCCGCAGTGATCCTGAGTATCTGCATCGGCGGCCAGCCGTCGTCGTTGCAGGATGCCTGGCACGCGGTAGTGACCCCCGACGGCAGCGTCATGGACCTCACCATCCGTGAATTGCGGTGGCCCCGGACCCTCCTGGCCGTCGTTGCCGGAATCTGCCTGGGCCTGGCCGGAACCCTGGTCCAGGGCCATACCCGGAACCCCGTGGCAGACCCCGGATTGCTGGGCATCAACCAGGGCGCGGCGCTGCTGATCGTCGCGGCGACGGCCCTGGCAGGTGAGTTGCCGGCACTGACCCAGGCCGGGCTGGCGTTTGCCGGCGCCCTGGCGGCGAGCGTCCTGGTGTTCGCCATCGGCTCGGCCGCCCGCCACGGGTCCACACCGGTCACCCTGGTGCTCGCCGGGGCCGCCGTCACCGCCCTCTGCTCCGGACTAGTGGCGGGAATCGTCCTGCTCAACGACCAGGCCCTGGACACGCTCCGGTTCTGGCAGGTCGGCTCCCTCGTGGGGCACAGCGGCGTAATCGTGGTGATTTGGCCCTTCGTGCTGGCGGGAGCCGTGCTCGCTGTCCTGAACATCCGCCCGCTGAACGCCCTCGCGCTCGGGGCGGACACCGCCGTCTCGCTCGGGATCTCGGTCTTCAAGGCGCGTGCCACGGGGATCGCGGCCATCACCCTCCTGGCGGGGTCGGCCGTAACCATGGCGGGCCCCATCGCGTTCGCAGGGCTGCTGGTCCCGCATCTCACCCGCGCCCTCACCGGACCGGATTACCGCGTCTTGCTCCCCGTCTCGGCCGTCACCGGCGCCACCCTGCTGCTGCTGGCAGATACCGCGGGCAGGGTCATCGCCCGGCCCGGCGAACTCTCTGTCGGCGTGGTCCTGGCGGTCATCGGGGCGCCGTTCTTCATCCACCTGGCCCGCCGACGCAGACTGGCGACAGTATGACCGCCACGGAAACCGCGCCGCGCAAGGGCACACTGCCCATCAGGGCCGTGCGGATCGGCCGGGTGTCCTTTCGACTCAACCTTCGGGTCGTCGTCGTTGCCGCTGTCATGGCGGCGGCCCTTCTTGGAGCGATGGCCCTGCACGTTGCGTTCGGCGGAACTCCCCTGCCGTACCCCGATGTCCTCAGGGCGCTGCTGGGCGACACCACCAATCCCCGCACCCATCTGGCGGTCACCGAATTCCGGGCCCCGCGGATGGTGGCGGCCGTGGTGGTGGGCGCATCCCTGGCCGCGGCAGGAGCCATCACCCAGACCGTGGCCCGCAATCCCCTCGCCAGCCCGGACCTGCTGGGGGTCACCGCCGGGGCGTCCCTCGGGGCCGTGACTGTCCTCGTCATTGCCGGCGGCGGGCATGCCGGACTCAGCGGGATCGCTGCCACCGTGGGAATGCCTGCAGCCGCCTTCGCCGCC is from Arthrobacter sp. QXT-31 and encodes:
- a CDS encoding oxidoreductase, which gives rise to MDKKVALVTGGSSGIGEVAARQLKDAGFTVYAAARRADRMAALEQAGIRTLSLDVTDDASARAAVERIITDEGRIDVLVNNAGYGSYGSLEEAPLAEAQAQLDVNVLGLARLTQLVVPHMRTQKSGTIINISSMGGRFATPLGAWYNASKYAVEGLSDALRLELAQFGIDVVVIQAGGTRSEWGAIAAGKLRATSGHGPYRVQAEAMSKTLSASSEPGYRLASPPEVVGRAIVKAATARKPRTRYSVGIGATPLIWLSRTLPDRTFDSLIKRFAGVRA
- a CDS encoding TetR/AcrR family transcriptional regulator, encoding MSTFQRARSEDQREARRQAILQTAAGMLAEMPVSAVSLNELSRRVGLAKSNVLRYFDSREAVLLDLLVQLAGDFFTQVGQQLPEAVEAHGPVRARAEGVAAALSATLAAHPTLCELLSVQAGVLEHNVSAETVAKYKRDGYNSLAGFTGVLRQVLPEFSEEEAAEATRTIVVFAGALWTHANPPRSVRDAYAADPSLVFLPEGFAGSLERTISIVLMGLLADKAE
- a CDS encoding siderophore-interacting protein; amino-acid sequence: MTAALPACYPARVFDVTVSRVQDISATFRRITFTGPSLQRFGVPGPTLDLRIKLLLPVPGHTLSRPGAPDGTLYEGWYQDWLRMEQPARGFIRSYTVRTKRTSPSGTELDVDFVLHAHGGGSGPGSDWAAGAAPGQPALLIGPDATVPARLPSETGIRWAPQEARRVFLAGDETAVPAICSVLEALPAGISGHAFLEVPDAADIQDIATNSGIEVAWLPRTPVQAQRGDLLFDAVQHTLPAATEQTGTDPGTLYAWIGAEAGTVKTLRRYLVDRVGLNPKMSEFRGYWSLGKAGSGVNGTPVAGPELCSR
- a CDS encoding ABC transporter substrate-binding protein; its protein translation is MKTRILKQLGAATAALALLAIAGCGAPAASTQPTTQAAEAAGYPLTMEHTMGSTTIDAAPKRVVALDPSYIDAALLLEADLVGYVQYRQDPKAPFAPYLGDVAEATKDAVNVGTLAEPNLEKILELQPDLIVSAKVRHEALYPQLSKIAPTIFSVSTGPTWKENVVFLGEALGKKAKAEELVKAYEERAQKVGAEILAKKPDATYSLIRFTGGDTARLYSSNSFIGEIMADMRIPRPKDAPDSESEIFVPLSSEQILKGDAGLVMVSAFTPPGEEGDKARAQQEKFQSNPLWKKLQGEVKPVEDATFLASVSIQGAHAVITDLAEHYGVDPHLP
- a CDS encoding FecCD family ABC transporter permease encodes the protein MKTVETAATAAATAQRTAAPPVGRGARKRGAWWLAITGAAFAAAVILSICIGGQPSSLQDAWHAVVTPDGSVMDLTIRELRWPRTLLAVVAGICLGLAGTLVQGHTRNPVADPGLLGINQGAALLIVAATALAGELPALTQAGLAFAGALAASVLVFAIGSAARHGSTPVTLVLAGAAVTALCSGLVAGIVLLNDQALDTLRFWQVGSLVGHSGVIVVIWPFVLAGAVLAVLNIRPLNALALGADTAVSLGISVFKARATGIAAITLLAGSAVTMAGPIAFAGLLVPHLTRALTGPDYRVLLPVSAVTGATLLLLADTAGRVIARPGELSVGVVLAVIGAPFFIHLARRRRLATV
- a CDS encoding DUF1540 domain-containing protein — protein: MTSHVADCSVTNCSFNDHTNCNAAAITVGGAEDHAHCATFIDTGSHGGLPKVLADVGACQRTECVHNDHLMCQAPEVHVGPGKDNADCLTYAHR
- a CDS encoding flavin-containing monooxygenase, whose protein sequence is MNTTSATDTGGTASTTAVDTVIIGAGQAGLALGYYLTRQHRNFVILDGGTRVGDAWRTRWDSLRLFTPAKYNGLPGLPFPGDPLAFPTKDEQADYLEDYAARFHLPVRPNTAVTRVSHDGQRFHVAAGARRWTAANVVLATGACHLPRIPGFAADLPSDVVQLHSSAYKNPAQLRPGPVLVVGLGNSGAEIALETSRSHETWLAGTARGAVPFRHGRTAARFFIPAVRFAGLHVLNRNTPVGRKVLPKLAAMGRPLIRTKVPDLIAAGVQLVPRVSGVRDGEIVLDDGRRLSAANVIWCTGFREDYSWLDLPALPADWRAQQHRGIVDALPGLYLLGNDLLFAAASETLPGVCRDAGYLAKHLATAREPRKDAAVRAGLAA